The Bombina bombina isolate aBomBom1 chromosome 9, aBomBom1.pri, whole genome shotgun sequence sequence acggtgtggtagaattagatttatatttagattcttctgaggaggattttattcctccttctcccaatgtagttaacactattagccagtttaatacgtcagtcagggtcacgggtgatccagttttaaagggcgagttaagaaatttgagggataggaatgttgaagtaattaaaaatttacctgtcactaatgatgtttttcttttagatgggaatgaaactgggccacggcctgagaattcccagggtcttttaatggtgggaaatgacggcctaagtggggaggcttatggccttcaggaatcttggacggaaaatatcaggctggatattgaggacggcgttccaggggtggaacgttttaatgcaaagggagaagaaacaagggtgagtacggccaacaattttaattttggtcttcagggcatgatgggtcagagtattaataatgcatgtcatagctcggttaactctgttcaacgtccaaacaggtctgggattgggagaatacaaggtagaggtagacaacgcaagaggtatggggatttaaggggagaagggtttgaggtcccatcagctaagaagggtaagggtgtttcagtgtataataggttgggtatgtctacagctagtaggggcattggaatttgggcaccttctgggggtttgtcacatgtttcttttttacagacggaaaaagggcagcaattaatgactaacacggatcccagggctactggtttccagaatacagagaaggttacggctgcatctcaaaggaTTCAGTCTGCAGTGCCTCAGgacccgagtacaggtaatgagggatccggtgttgtgaatctgaatgtgggggttgatacagttggtgtgcatgctgatcccttatctataactgttgtagcaggtttaagggacttgttagccaaattagaaggtacaaaagtcacggggggagtcgccaattcatgggttcccacagaattggttaaccaaaatagggtattagggattggtggtgagggaataaaggatgtagggtcagtaccccaatctcaaatggtcggtttatctcagcaaaaggggactaatgttgataacaaaacggatgggggtcctgagctgaagattgctgacacggctttggccaggtcttgtttgtgttctattgggcctttgggcatgcatttgacggtagagttaagagaaaagatttacaagagagattttattgaattattttccctccttcctcttgatcagtcttttgagatacctgaagattcaaaaaaggattcggccaagaaggaagaggaggaaaggaaaagacgttacagaaaattaccaaaaacatttactaactggttccaggcttttgttatttatgctagtgtatttgctgttaagttcccggatcaaggagcggccctcttttgttatttagatgaaattgcagctgctcagagaacatatggtggtatggcttggtggtattatgatgaacaatttagacaacgtttgttggttaagcctgagatgaaatgggatgatcgtgatatgggtctatggctaaaagtgatgactccgttaaggtcttcgcagccctttcgagggagtgccggcggatctcttcaaaacggttcgtcggcaacagccaaaaaaggtttctgttttgctttcaatgaaaagttctgtaaatggggagcatcatgtaaattcagacacgaatgttctgggtgtggtggatcccacccttccagtaagtgtttcaaaaagaacaaattgggaggaacacaggagctccctgaaaaagggactaactccggtgaggctaagcgagatggagctgtggctcgtactttacgctaaacagaaaggttgtggtgataaggccttgttgttgctacatggttttgagtttggtttcagaattccatcttcgggaggcgttgttcattacaggggtaaccttaagtctgctagggaatggcctgaggttgttaggagtaagcttgagaaggaggtttctttgggtcgaatggcaggtccttttaaaatatctcctatcccccatttgcgtatttctcctttaggagtggttcctaagaaagagcctggtaaatttcgtttaattcaccacttatcatttccaaaaggtggatctgttaatgatgatattccggatgaattatcgtctgtgtcttatacatcatttgacatggcggttaagttggtcagagaggctgggcaattcgctttaatggctaaaatagatattgaggcggcttttcggttacttccagttcatccttcttcacattatttgcTGGGTTGTTGCTTTGAgggttttttctacattgacttatgtctcccgatgggttgttctatttcttgttctctgtttgaatgctttagttcatttttggaatgggttgttaaattcaggtctggattttcttcagtagttcattatctggatgattttctttttgttggtccccatgattcggacgtttgtttgaaattaagggattgtttttattcaatggcatctgattttggggttcctattgcaatggaaaaatctgagggtccagttacggcccttaaatttctgggtattacaatagattctgaaagtatggaatgtaggctgcctctggaaaagattgtggatttgtcagaaatgattcagcaatttttggcggtccgtaaggtgactttgagaaaaatgcaatctttacttggaaagttgaattttgcttgcagaatcattcctattggtagagttttttctagaagaatgtcattggctacgtctggtgttagtaagcctcatcattttgtaaggattaaaaaaaggtcacaaggatgatttgaaggtttggttggaattccttaaaaattttaatggtgttgcaatattcatggaagctagggtctctaatgttgatttggatttgataactgatgcagctgggggtgttggtttcggggcttattttcaagggcattggtgcgctgaagtgtggcctcaagagtgggtcaatttaggtttaaccaagaacctagttttccttgagctatttcctattctggtggctctgtttgtgtgggaagtggatttgatgaataaatccatattgtttcatacagataatatgggtgttgtttctgctattaattctttatctgcatcatcattaccagttttgcgtttattaagagtgctagtcctgaaatgtttaagtatgaatgttttcgtcagggcaaaacatatccctggtaagcttaatttgatagcagattctttatctcgttcacagtggtctcgctttcgagagttggcgcctcaggcggacgtagttggagcgacgtttcccgtccaactttggaagcttgggacggaggattggctgaattaattaaaaaatctttggctccaggtacttggacgtcctatgtatcagtttggaaggaatgggaaatgtggttatgtcaatctgaaattaaagaagggtatgatgatgtcacgggttgcttattggaatggatgtggcattggggaaaggtgggtttgtcaccatctaatatggaaagaagattggcggcccttgcttttagatttcgcttattaggtttgtctgatgttacaaaggttttttgggtccgtcaggttcttaaaggcttgaagaaaaagacaaaggttagagataagagaagacctattacattttctttacttcaaaaagtttgggtggtattagcagagatttgtgcatcaagatttgaattaatattatttagaacggcctttgtattggccttttttggggcatttagagtttcggaattggtaagccctagcaaaaaagtgtCAGGTGGTTTACAAAATGAAGATGTATTATGGAATgataacagagtagaaatattactgagaaatagtaaaacggacatatatgggaaaggcaagaacatagtgctattccctagcggtggtgaaatatgtccatgtcaggtaatgatgctttatgggtccatacggcctttgcaggatggccctttgttggttcattcagacggttcttttttatcacaatatcaatttagagccattttaagaggttcaattgttttattgggtcttaatcctttagagtttggatctcattctttccggattggagcggctactgaagccgctatgttaggtctcagagaggatatagttaaaaagattggtagatggggttcaagtcgttataaatcttatgttaggcctgatttaaggatataaaaaaaaaaaaaaaaaaaaaaaaaaaccttgaatagaatgtatgttttggaatgtttgagttgtaatcatcctgaacactcctttttctcttattttaggtgtaaagatcgtatgggtgatggggcattcgtttatatactgggccaatgctgaggccagtaagaaaatgggcggccttcagcttgggtgtcctgtggatcaatgggaggtcaaatggtttgggattagggggatgtgctgggaactcttttttccgttgtttctagattttggcagaatgtttcctcgtcctcaggttttgatagtgcatttggggggaaatgatttaggtatgattcctcaaaaggaactagttagaagaatcaaaagagatctgggcaacataaaggaacttcatcctgaaatcaaaataatttggtcacagattactcctaggttggtttggagatcagcgagggattatgataggctagaaaagagtcgtaaaaaaattaacaaaataattagctcttttgttaagaggttggggggaggcgtagttttccacccagattttgaaGTAGATGGAgctgaggaattttatttaaaagatggtgttcattttaaccaatttgggctgcagctatttattttcgatataaaagaagctttgggaaaaatattgggtttggcgggactgggctgttcggtcagtccagtcggtggcgggggtgctagttcccagacaaatatggtacgcaatatggccaagtgatttggaggattttaagtagttgcctctccatggggtgagtggacaactggttttataggggcaaggggttccctattaaagtttaggtgtacttggacggactcaacagggatatagctgagtccagttgttgaataacggccatcttgtttttgtgggtttgggaactagcaccgctgtggtttatgttttatttgtcagtaatgttatttatgaacatcaggtatgttctgtggaaaaatgtttgagaatgtttgaaaatatttattactcaatatttaaattgtgttgttaataaaatggctgcggccaaattttataccaaagctgtgtgtaactcttttatttatgttattattttaacttataatggttataagattaaggccggggattgacgactttaaaggtcatgtaagggttcaaacggaaccccctgaagaactgaaagaactaagttgagactccaaggaggagtcaaaggtttgtaaacaggcttgattctaaccagagcctgaacaaaggcttgaacatctggcacagctgccagctttttgtgaagtaacacagacaaggcagaaatctgtcccttcaaggaacttgcagataatcctttctccaatccttcttgaagaaaggatagaatcttaggaatttttaccttgtcccaagggaatcctttagattcacaccaacagatatattttttccatattttgtggtaaatttttctagttacaggctttctggcctgaacaagagtatcaataacagaatctgagaaccctcgttttgataagatcaagcgttcaatctccaagcagtcagttggagtgagaccagattcggatgttcgaacggaccttgaacaagaaggtctcgtctcaaaggtagcttccatggtggagccgatgacatattcaccagatctgcataccaagtcctgcgtggccacgcaggagctatcaagatcaccgatgccctctcctgattgatcctggctaccagcctggggatgagacgaaacggcgggaatacataagctagtttgaaggtccaaggtgctactagtgcatctactagagtcgccttgggatccctggatctggacccgtagcaaggaaccttgaagttctgacgagaggccatcagatccatgtctggaatgccccacagttgagtaatttgggcaaagatttccggatggagttcccactcccccggatgtaatgtctgacgactcagaaaatccgcttcccaattttccactcctgggatgtggattgcagacaggtggcaggagtgagtctccgcccattgaatgattttggtcacttcttccatcgccagggaactccttgttcccccctgatggttgatgtacgcaacagtcgtcatgttgtctgattgaaaccgtatgaacttggcctttgctagctgaggccaagccttgagagcattgagtatcgctctcagttccagaatatttatcggtagaagagattcttcccgagaccaaagaccctgagctttcaggggtccccagaccgcgccccagcccatcagactggcgtcggtcgtgacaatgacccactctggcctgcggaagttcatcccttgtgacaggttgtccagagacagccaccaacggagtgaatctctggtcctctgatttacttgtatcgtcggagacaagtctgtatagtccccattccactgactgagcatgcacagttgtaatggtcttagatgaatgcgcgcaaaaggaactatgtccattgccgctaccatcaaacctattacttccatgcactgcgctatggaaggaagaggaacggaatgaagtgtttgacaagagtttagaagttttgtttttctggcctctgtcagaaaaatcctcatttctaaggagtctattattgttcccaagaagggaaccctcgttgacggagatagagaactcttttctacgttcactttccatccgtgagatctgagaaaggccaggactatgtccgtgtgagcctttgcttgaggaagggacgacgcttgaatcagaatgtcgtccaagtaaggtactactgcaatgccccttggtcttagcaccgctagaagggaccctagtacctttgtgaaaatccttggagcagtggctaatccgaaaggaagtgccacgaactggtaatgcttgtccaggaatgcgaaccttaggaaccgatgatgttccttgtggataggaatatgtagatacgcatcctttaaatccaccgtggtcatgaattgaccttcctggatggaaggaagaattgttcgaatggtttccattttgaacgatggaaccttgagaaacttgtttaggatcttgagatctaagattggtctgaacgttccctcttttttgggaactacgaacagattggagtagaaccccatcccttgttcccctaatggaacaggatgaattactcccatttttaacaggtcttccacacaatgtaagaatgcctgtttttttatgtggtctgaagacaattgagacctgtggaacctcccccttgggggaagccccttgaattccagaagataaccttgggagactatttctagtgcccaaggatccagaacatctcttgcccaagcctgagcgaagagagagagtctgccccccaccagatccggtcccggatcgggggccaacatttcatgctgtcttggtagcagtggcaggtttcttggcctgctttcccttgttccagccttgcattggtctccaggctggcttggcttgagaagtattaccctcttgcttagaggacgtagcagttggggctggtccgtttctacgaaagggacgaaaattaggtttatttttggccttgaaagacctatcctgaggaagggcgtggcccttacccccagtgatatcagagataatctctttcaagtcagggccaaacagcgttttccccttgaaaggaatgttaagcaatttgttcttggaagacgcatccgctgaccaagatttcaaccaaagcgctctgcgcgccacaatagcaaacccagaatttttcgccgctaacctagccaattgcaaagtggcgtctagggtgaaagaattagccaatttgagagcacggattctgtccat is a genomic window containing:
- the LOC128639859 gene encoding uncharacterized protein LOC128639859 yields the protein MSTASRGIGIWAPSGGLSHVSFLQTEKGQQLMTNTDPRATGFQNTEKVTAASQRIQSAVPQDPSTGVKIVWVMGHSFIYWANAEASKKMGGLQLGCPVDQWEVKWFGIRGMCWELFFPLFLDFGRMFPRPQVLIVHLGGNDLGMIPQKELVRRIKRDLGNIKELHPEIKIIWSQITPRLVWRSARDYDRLEKSRKKINKIISSFVKRLGGGVVFHPDFEVDGAEEFYLKDGVHFNQFGLQLFIFDIKEALGKILGLAGLGCSVSPVGGGGASSQTNMVRNMAK